Proteins from a single region of Takifugu rubripes chromosome 4, fTakRub1.2, whole genome shotgun sequence:
- the tacc2 gene encoding uncharacterized protein tacc2 isoform X1: MQFCRRVLCQPCSARVTSPEEDMEYKMGSCMGISHRQAEVPAESLTCRTDSPSSQKNLPLPPVLSDIPVLTGVEENIEAGEQDDTEELEFPHDLLPSLDFSSELNIWESSLGRAEISSEEEKHEQVNPLLAGLQHHMEVCQPLVVLDTRPYDCNPVHTDTEPSPWPNIASPHPVTQPLSLPPSKELDRELQEAFQECEEQMASLGILGVTETLATTPEDVEGLWGKTGEDPVNRTESSSLARGEVQPAQSSEGHGNAGTHGRSYPANSQKDTDGFSFRNYILGISSKVKVSETESEIKTTQSADDCLTEIKQERKTEFDTQVKMPHLSELERKHLWNETQTETVALNEKDRHGDYNVAIKENTTPVCTKETLLGIVEATESKKDGLDETRSAVKDGDSVLATQEGSNLQIKETGTLSQMHSEEQTEVNTCSELEKKPKKGKKKSRKKKKTVRAKEDLRPVSPPSVITHSASVTNVQLLTQKVLPNVTCAQQPDNVVNYRQQLSPGEKPSPSPPLSSPSSGADHLTYLTHSPASRQAPLQGPPQSDDHNHTSCSVNHCTEENTQDDRNGNAGVINSQNIPPTCLQTTAVCPSASSDQGSDAEMQDAVVTNRAVRPPQKDHRPPLDSQACVGEDGVKSALEEAVVAVAALPLTTPTMRVLIESKGESVRRDSLKGVATVAFTEGEKAGGEESLKGKDNCVSDGVGTEKGRLLDGPQLSIIPSQETCSLAFSATGQHTPKESCSSKMPHNVVEAETKGQRNICNTDIEISSPEGQAGGKEALFLEAVSSTTPCGLLTGPDCLDHSVVSLEAAEEGGEGDMKHKGGLASEHIIFSQPEGSVGGVSSAETEMCPPTDVAESLLKPQYWSEQIPTITESLCIEKDHSSQCWQEQQNAADLPPSAPSERSSNRTNGELRTEGNRNVISVEAQPSLDGTCEESSITQEEKTRIHVIPLPQTTSARTSIKQESNDIQQVAPECGTFEARTAKASFEDQVQVLKGKQAMSSVGLHVCDYSGSKNKMHFEDVKNLPVLATDFDSLPPLTVRESLQHPVVETSYIFQDFLNNNKAEISTSVADRKDEPPSQRPPGGEPGIKDLRINLDDNSNLKTNTLDSKSMDETHSELLQCTSNKNQNDEEYLALTQNAICEPDHLKVQPLPDNVLNLLGAEEESDNLPVESELPLSLPAEGDVPVDLEKSESSQNLPFCPAPPAAGDDDACRHLENVFTEVSDLQLDLVTSAAAEIATITHTDAQPPTQLDGPTLSGRDPSDPLKATFEDNVYLQEDTAASDMAASRQLISASEQSASDHAFVLQPSGPMLNHLEVIADCNISTPEKTDAFKADGGVMEVPGTESGELSMMSVPQSDIGNRNDTAETDILINKCMINDIMVESVSPGMAKTEAHGVISQPPPESDFTKVVCEPPTKDDLNKSSRSPRSDLPGDECGQDTVKEKSAAEDETYGGKRWVEGSTDNRQETDNNGLEMGKTPQQTNGQDNEAFEEVSGQNTESLLDDTKKEGKTYDNASDSPVKTSSFSDSHPEAPENSAEGQTGRESAYDKCFCQNLTETLQCSSERDPLQSDAVPAQAQSNCLAPQQALFPGINLVAEKSDSFVGNSGLFGSQTEAMIDAAKRDDGTEASQVCFSHLASISNDDGLDSERSAIADVSRKLDSYHVGDGKLRLDENKLPSLSVGGTADLLPGTELLSELGGKGQEETNPPAVCHEAPETSTSTDISVVPASQEYESFPVCTSEVSAVSDDIYTETLKSGNEAKGGHTCTLPESVWQRETVDEKDPTAAKSNSSDTEECEIPHTVGESLDLQSLIVTPSTQNDVGAAAPAKCSTEENTAGAKHSAVSEKRAIKKEGMETKAIEDLQEDSGPGAIKVSDFSVYGSSPTTEATGCNTEEGVGALKAVEHHDSLEFKRTDVISVSSVISSKCSTDSSRPVALPTQSETICDQTVFSKSEDTVVVDPVVAPPEDGSLPKVPSCDATAEQKTVNTETQDVSETIAAELRAQGQSTVWIEALKEAAACCQSKHQNTMVISSPLPSLESPQLDFHTPTEEVQEEIPPQPEVVEPSALPESLKSTELPEPTQPSQSTKGELQTESDESKLTDQIQKEDLPPRERSDVPPQTIASSQVVEDASEPEPANSTPEFLDAHKDEKPEPPGTREPEPLITEAPEGEVAEATGEQSLKFGTEAFPEPSEVLPDSRPSHADCPQPLASKRHILSALPPHLHDTDGFPAPLERPTPAPLPTPPASPSALASSAAPTADPCVHPASVPCHPALRSSDSDGAFETPEATTPVKTASPTEPRNQDLPSEKVSDVLAHDTVCDLTSDDLPLNASPIVFDEDKPIAASGTYNIELLATEGTGHTLTRSLSLQGGELDNTGLLDGSTAEDFRPHSESFSVGTESTPGTLLRPKKVRPSSLKKKPLLRQHSNPESPRAASSGSTPEIKKQTKAQIATPQDEVEASATLSPGGTLRKTRKSRVETPPPVPEEKSINQETPVITALPLCQEEIPPPESPPGKRESPIPPTSSYKWDPDNFENIDPFKTGGSKIANSPILSRKDPVCAPITPPPVNPCVSEAELCVAAPSESGSNPEEQPIIPKNQSVRLEFDYAEENSETSHQASSEPKKVGKKPGGKMPLRKPKLGLKKAPAAQTEQLDNNPPVVHNGNEEAIPVPTASYNFEPDKWEDPNYNPFVSKKCISNSPKLPRPSYCFDPNNFDDSLDPFRSSNMINNSPPKASASFEISSNDYENDNDNDNIGELEDQNQNKPAKKKKTPIKSNTFRVKRSPKKTPLSSPSQDAESPDEPQSHLQDDHATDEEKLASSTSHKWASLHDADLDSVQHDFPEPCDLTSFVNENSLSPPAPVQDYEIEYMEKIGSSSAPLSVNKPSLYLKLDSVSDNFSKNRGPHGSEPSSPCTGSFEEMEAQITAGMKTPVLSSRAGPEGSAGDKGRKRESEALNTERNEQGPLEAHVPEQALPDSLSECDDPLQYLEPDLAETNPTAFAQKLQEELVLAALRIEALQVAKSISQCPSLSTVTPQRRDVVSSMENAVSKSCLYSRPTDYIEGESPHLPKDLDHSLGIAREEVVSKEKEVLEWKRKYEDSRQEVMEMRRIVAEYEKTIAQMIGMPEDDQKEKSLSHHTIQQLIMEKDQALADLNSVEKSLADLFRRYEKMKDVLEGFRKNEDVLKKCAQEYLSRVRKEEQRYQALKIHAEEKLDKANADIAHVRVKAKQEQVAYQASLRKEQMKVDSLERTLEQKNREIEELTKICDELIAKMGKS; encoded by the exons ATGCAGTTCTGCAGGAGGGTTCTCTGCCAGCCCTGTAGCGCCCGAGTCACTTCaccagaggaggacatggaatACAAGATGGGGAGCTGCATGGGAATCTCGCACCGGCAG GCTGAAGTTCCAGCTGAGAGCTTAACCTGCAGGACCGACTCGCCATCCAGCCAGAAGAATCTACCTCTGCCACCGGTTCTCTCAGACATCCCAGTGCTCActggagtggaggagaacatAGAGGCTGGAGAACAGGACGACACGGAGGAGCTTGAGTTTCCTCATGACCTGCTGCCCAGTCTAGACTTCAGCAGTGAGCTCAACATCTGGGAGTCCTCACTGGG CAGAGCTGAGATTagttcagaggaggagaagcatgAGCAGGTCAACCCCTTGCTGGCAGGCCTGCAGCATCACATGGAAGTGTGTCAGCCACTGGTGGTTCTAGATACCAG GCCCTACGACTGCAACCCAGTTCACACAGACACCGAGCCATCACCCTGGCCTAATATCGCATCACCTCATCCTGTCACCCAACCCCTGAGTCTTCCCCCATCTAAAGAACTTGACAGGGAACTCCAAGAGGCCTTCCAGGAATGCGAAGAGCAAATGGCGTCACTGGGCATACTTGGTGTGACGGAGACCCTAGCGACCACACCCGAGGATGTTGAAGGTTTATGGGGAAAAACTGGAGAAGATCCTGTTAATAGGACTGAGTCATCTTCACTAGCACGAGGTGAAGTCCAACCAGCTCAGAGCAGCGAGGGCCATGGCAACGCGGGTACACATGGAAGGAGTTATCCAGCCAATAGTCAGAAGGATACAGATGGGTTTAGTTTCAGGAATTACATTCTGGGCATCAGTAGTAAAGTTAAGGTATCAGAGACTGAGAGTGAAATAAAGACTACGCAGAGCGCGGACGACTGTTTAACAGAGATTAAACAAGAAAGGAAAACTGAATTTGATACGCAGGTGAAAATGCCTCATCTTTCAGAATTGGAAAGAAAACATTTATGGAATGAAACCCAAACAGAAACTGTAGCTCTAAATGAGAAGGACCGTCATGGTGATTATAATGTGGCTATTAAGGAAAATACTACGCCGGTGTGTACGAAAGAGACTTTGTTAGGAATCGTAGAGGCTACAGAATCAAAGAAAGACGGCCTTGATGAGACGAGGAGTGCTGTAAAGGATGGTGATTCAGTTCTTGCAACACAGGAGGGCAGTAATCTTCAAATAAAGGAAACTGGTACGTTATCGCAGATGCATTCAGAGGAGCAGACGGAGGTAAATACGTGCTCTGAATTAGAAAAAAAgccaaagaagggaaaaaagaaatcaaggaaaaagaaaaagacagtgCGAGCAAAAGAGGATCTTCGGCCTGTGTCCCCTCCAAGTGTAATAACTCACTCAGCTTCAGTGACAAATGTGCAATTGTTGACACAGAAAGTTCTTCCAAACGTGACTTGTGCACAACAGCCTGATAATGTTGTTAACTACAGGCAACAGCTGAGTCCTGGGGAAAAGCCCAGCCCCAGCCCCCCACTGTCCTCCCCTTCTAGTGGGGCAGATCATCTTACTTACTTGACTCATTCACCTGCATCCAGGCAGGCTCCATTACAGGGGCCTCCTCAGTCAGACGACCACAACCATACATCATGTTCTGTGAACCATTGCACAGAAGAAAACACGCAGGATGACAGAAATGGAAATGCAGGCGTCATTAACAGCCAAAATATACCGCCGACATGTCTCCAGACTACAGCTGTTTGCCCATCTGCCTCTTCTGATCAGGGCTCGGATGCAGAAATGCAAGATGCTGTTGTTACCAACCGTGCAGTGAGGCCTCCACAGAAGGATCACAGGCCACCTCTCGACAGCCAGGCTTGTGTGGGAGAGGATGGTGTAAAGAGTGCCCTTGAAGAGGCTGTAGTAGCGGTTGCTGCGTTACCGCTGACGACACCCACGATGCGAGTATTGATAGAAAGCAAGGGAGAAAGTGTGAGGCGTGATTCGCTGAAGGGAGTAGCTACTGTAGCATTTACAGAGGGTGagaaagcaggaggagaggaatcTTTAAAAGGGAAAGATAATTGCGTCAGCGACGGGGTAGGTACAGAGAAAGGGAGGCTTCTGGACGGTCCTCAGCTCTCAATAATCCCCTCACAGGAAACATGCTCACTTGCTTTTTCTGCTACCGGACAGCACACACCTAaagaaagctgcagcagcaaaatgCCACACAATGTGGTCGAGGCGGAAACGAAGGGACAGAGAAATATCTGCAACACAGACATAGAGATATCATCACCGGAGGGACAGGCGGGAGGAAAGGAGGCGCTCTTTTTAGAAGCAGTTAGCAGTACAACTCCCTGTGGGCTACTTACTGGTCCTGATTGTCTGGATCACTCCGTTGTTAgtttggaggcagcagaggagggaggagagggagacatGAAACACAAAGGAGGGCTGGCAAGTGAGCACATTATATTCAGCCAGCCAGAGGGCTCTGTTGGTGGGGTGTCATCAGCCGAGACGGAAATGTGTCCACCCACCGATGTTGCCGAGTCACTGCTGAAGCCACAGTACTGGAGTGAACAGATTCCTACCATCACTGAGAGCCTCTGCATTGAAAAGGACCATTCCTCCCAGTGCTGGCAGGAACAGCAGAACGCAGCAGATTTACCTCCATCCGCTCCCTCTGAACGGAGCTCAAACCGTACAAATGGAGAGTTGAGGACTGAGGGCAACCGGAATGTGATTTCTGTGGAAGCACAACCATCTTTGGACGGCACTTGCGAGGAGTCATCTATCACGCAGGAAGAGAAAACCCGTATCCACGTCATCCCACTGCCTCAGACTACTTCAGCACGAACGTCAATCAAGCAGGAATCAAACGACATTCAACAGGTTGCACCTGAGTGTGGCACATTTGAAGCCAGGACGGCCAAAGCTTCATTTGAGGACCAGGTTCAGGTCCTTAAAGGTAAACAGGCGATGTCGTCCGTCggactgcatgtgtgtgattaCAGCGGAAGCAAGAACAAAATGCACTTTGAGGATGTGAAGAACTTGCCAGTGTTGGCCACAGACTTTGACTCTTTGCCTCCACTGACTGTGCGTGAGAGTTTGCAACATCCTGTTGTTGAGACAAGTTATATCTTCCAGGACTTTCTCAACAACAATAAGGCAGAAATCTCCACAAGTGTAGCTGATAGAAAGGATGAGCCACCATCACAGAGACCACCAGGAGGAGAACCGGGGATTAAAGATCTCCGCATAAACTTGGATGATAACTCAAACTTGAAGACAAACACTCTGGATTCAAAGTCTATGGATGAGACCCACTCAGAGCTGCTTCAGTGCACGAGCAATAAGAATCAAAATGATGAGGAATATTTAGCCTTGACACAAAATGCGATCTGTGAGCCTGATCATCTAAAGGTCCAACCACTGCCAGACAATGTGCTTAATCTCttgggggcagaggaggagtcGGATAACTTACCTGTTGAATCTGAGCTGCCTCTGAGTTTACCTGCTGAAGGTGATGTACCTGTTGATTTGGAAAAGAGTGAAAGTAGCCAGAACCTGCCCTTTTGTCCTGcacctccagctgctggtgACGATGATGCCTGCAGACATTTAGAAAATGTCTTCACTGAGGTGTCTGATTTGCAGCTTGATCTTGTCACCAGTGCAGCAGCTGAAATTGCAACTATCACCCACACAGACGCGCAGCCTCCCACCCAACTGGATGGACCAACACTTAGTGGACGTGACCCCTCAGATCCCTTAAAGGCAACCTTTGAAGACAATGTTTATTTGCAAGAGGATACAGCAGCTTCCGACATGGCTGCTTCTCGGCAGTTAATTTCTGCTTCCGAGCAATCTGCTAGTGATCATGCATTTGTGCTGCAGCCTTCTGGCCCGATGCTGAATCACTTGGAGGTCATCGCTGACTGTAACATCTCGACTCCTGAGAAAACGGATGCATTTAAAGCTGACGGTGGTGTCATGGAAGTGCCTGGAACGGAGAGCGGAGAACTGTCAATGATGTCAGTACCACAAAGTGATATTGGGAATAGAAATGATACCGCGGAAACTGATATTCTAATTAATAAATGTATGATTAATGATATAATGGTAGAAAGTGTGTCTCCTGGTATGGCAAAGACTGAAGCCCATGGTGTTATTTCACagcctcctcctgaatctgacTTTACTAAAGTTGTATGTGAGCCACCCACAAAAGATGACCTAAATAAGAGTAGCCGCTCTCCCCGTTCGGACCTGCCTGGGGATGAATGTGGGCAAGACACTGTGAAGGAGAAGAGTGcagcagaagatgaaacatATGGAGGAAAGAGATGGGTTGAAGGTTCAACAGACAATCGACAGGAAACAGACAACAACGGGCTGGAGATGGGAAAGACACCACAACAGACTAACGGCCAGGATAACGAGGCTTTTGAGGAAGTGAGTGGGCAAAACACTGAATCACTGTTGGATGATAcgaagaaggaaggaaaaacataTGACAACGCATCAGACAGCCCAGTAAAGACCTCTTCATTTTCTGACAGCCACCCAGAAGCACCAGAGAACAGTGCTGAAGGACAGACTGGAAGGGAATCAGCTTATGACAAATGTTTCTGCCAAAATCTAACAGAGACACTTCAGTGCAGCTCTGAACGGGACCCGCTGCAGAGTGACGCAGTCCCTGCCCAGGCCCAGTCCAACTGTTTGGCTCCACAACAGGCATTATTTCCAGGAATAAACTTGGTAGCAGAGAAAAGTGACAGCTTTGTTGGGAATTCGGGTCTGTTTGGAAGCCAAACTGAAGCAATGATAGATGCTGCAAAAAGGGACGATGGTACTGAAGCGAGTCAGGTTTGCTTCTCTCACCTTGCCAGTATTTCCAATGATGATGGACTTGATTCTGAAAGAAGTGCAATAGCTGATGTAAGCAGAAAACTGGATTCTTATCATGTAGGCGATGGGAAACTGAGATTGGATGAGAATAAATTGCCCAGCTTATCGGTAGGAGGTacagcagatttattgccaggCACCGAGTTGCTCAGTGAACTTGGTGGTAAAGGCCAAGAAGAAACTAATCCACCAGCTGTCTGCCACGAAGCGCCGGAGACCTCAACGAGCACTGATATATCTGTTGTACCTGCATCACAGGAATATGAGAGTTTCCCAGTCTGTACCTCAGAGGTCAGCGCAGTTAGTGATGACATTTATACAGAAACTCTTAAAAGTGGAAACGAGGCAAAAGGGGGACACACGTGTACTCTCCCAGAGTCTGTCTGGCAACGAGAAACCGTGGATGAAAAAGACCCAACTGCTGCTAAAAGCAATAGCAGTGACACCGAAGAGTGTGAAATTCCGCACACAGTGGGTGAATCTCTGGACCTACAGAGCCTCATTGTAACCCCGTCAACACAAAATGAtgtgggagcagcagcacctgcaaaATGCTcgacagaggaaaacacagctgGTGCCAAACACAGTGCAGTAAGTGAGAAAAGAGCAATTAAGAAGGAAGGAATGGAAACAAAGGCTATTGAAGATCTTCAGGAGGACAGTGGCCCAGGGGCGATTAAAGTGTCAGACTTCAGTGTTTATGGCTCCTCCCCAACAACAGAGGCTACAGGCTGTAACACCGAGGAAGGTGTTGGTGCTTTAAAGGCCGTAGAACATCACGACAGCCTTGAATTTAAAAGAACTGATGTTATTTCAGTCTCTTCTGTGATCTCATCAAAGTGCTCCACAGATTCATCACGCCCTGTTGCACTTCCTACACAGTCGGAGACGATCTGCGATCAGACGGTATTTTCAAAGTCTGAGGACACAGTTGTGGTTGATCCGGTTGTTGCTCCTCCAGAGGACGGATCACTTCCCAAAGTTCCATCCTGCGACGCCACTGCTGAACAAAAAACTGTGAATACCGAGACGCAAGATGTGTCGGAGACTATAGCCGCTGAATTAAGAGCCCAGGGCCAAAGTACAGTGTGGATAGAAGCTCTCAAAGAAGCTGCAGCATGTTGTCAGAGTAAACATCAGAACACGATGGTCATCTCAAG TCCACTTCCATCTCTGGAGTCTCCACAATTGGATTTTCACACACCGACCGAGGAAGTACAGGAGGAGATCCCACCACAGCCAGAAGTAGTGGAGCCCTCGGCTCTACCTGAATCCTTAAAGTCAACAGAACTCCCAGAACCCACACAGCCAAGCCAGAGCACAAAAGGGGAGCTCCAAACTGAATCGGACGAGTCAAAGCTAACTGACCAGATCCAGAAAGAAGACCTACCCCCTCGGGAGCGTTCAGATGTCCCACCACAGACAATCGCCTCGTCTCAAGTCGTGGAAGATGCATCTGAGCCAGAACCTGCCAACAGCACACCAGAGTTCCTAGATGCACATAAAGACGAAAAACCAGAGCCGCCCGGTACCAGAGAACCGGAGCCGCTGATCACTGAAGCACCAGAGGGGGAAGTTGCCGAGGCCACAGGTGAACAGTCGCTTAAGTTTGGGACCGAAGCGTTTCCCGAGCCCAGCGAGGTGCTACCGGACAGTAG ACCCTCCCACGCCGACTGTCCCCAACCTCTCGCCTCCAAACGCCACATCTtgtctgctctccctcctcatctgCACGACACTGACGGCTTCCCTGCACCCCTAGAGAGACCCACGCCTGCccctctacccacccccccagcctctCCTTCAGCCctcgcctcctctgctgcacccACAGCGGATCCCTGTGTACACCCTGCTTCTGTACCCTGCCACCCTGCTTTAAG GAGCTCTGACTCTGATGGAGCATTTGAAACCCCAGAAGCTACAACTCCAGTGAAGACAGCTTCTCCTACTGAGCCCAGAAATCAAGATCTACCTTCTGAAAAAG TATCTGATGTCTTGGCCCACGATACTGTTTGTGATTTGACCTCGGACGATCTACCCTTGAATGCATCGCCCATTGTTTTTGATGAGGACAAGCCCATTGCAGCCAGTGGTACCTATAATATCGAACTTTTAGCTACAGAAGGGACAGGCCATACTCTGACCCGTTCCCTGAGCCTCCAGGGAGGTGAACTAGATAATACTGGGCTCTTAGATGGGTCAACAGCTGAAGACTTCCGTCCACATTCAGAGTCCTTCAGTGTAGGCACAGAAAGTACCCCCGGGACACTGCTCAGACCCAAGAAGGTTCGTCCTAGTTCCTTGAAGAAAAAGCCGCTGCTTAGACAACATTCCAACCCAGAGAGTCCGAGGGCAGCTTCGTCAGGCAGTACACCAGAGATAAAGAAGCAGACAAAGGCTCAAATTGCCACCCCTCAGGACGAAGTAGAGGCATCTGCAACCCTCAGTCCTGGAGGGACCCTTCGAAAGACCAGGAAGAGTCGCGTGGAGACCCCACCTCCTGTCCCTGAAGAGAAAAGTATCAATCAGGAGACCCCTGTCATTACAGCTTTACCCCTGTGCCAGGAGGAAATCCCTCCCCCCGAGAGCCCCCCAGGCAAGCGAGAATCTCCCATTCCACCTACAAGCTCCTACAAATGGGATCCAGACAATTTTGAAAATATAGATCCCTTTAAGACTGGGGGCAGTAAAATTGCCAACTCTCCTATACTGAGTCGTAAAGACCCTGTGTGTGCACCCATAACCCCCCCTCCAGTGAATCCCTGTGTCTCTGAAGCAGAGCTTTGTGTTGCAGCTCCTTCTGAAAGTGGTAGTAACCCCGAGGAGCAACCCATCATCCCTAAAAACCAGTCGGTAAGGCTGGAGTTTGACTACGCTGAGGAGAACAGTGAGACCTCACACCAGGCATCTTCAGAGCCCAAGAAAGTGGGCAAGAAGCCTGGTGGAAAGATGCCCCTGCGGAAACCGAAGCTGGGGCTGAAGAAGGCCCCTGCAGCACAGACGGAGCAACTGGACAACAATCCTCCAGTGGTCCACAATGGCAACGAGGAGGCTATCCCGGTTCCTACAGCCTCCTACAACTTTGAACCTGACAAATGGGAGGACCCCAACTACAATCCTTTTGTTTCTAAGAAATGCATCTCCAACTCCCCCAAACTGCCCAGGCCATCATATTGCTTTGATCCAAACAACTTTGATGATTCCTTAGATCCCTTTAGATCATCAAACATGATAAACAACTCTCCTCCCAAGGCCTCGGCCTCATTTGAAATCTCGTCCAATGACTATGAAAATGACAATGACAATGACAACATTGGTGAACTTGAGGACCAGAATCAGAATAAACctgcaaagaagaagaaaactccTATTAAATC tAATACTTTCAGAGTGAAGAGATCGCCAAAGAAAACTCCCTTGTCCAGTCcatcacag GATGCCGAGTCCCCGGACGAGCCCCAGTCCCACCTGCAGGATGACCACGCCACAGACGAAGAGAAGctggcctcctccaccagtCATAAGTGGGCCTCCCTGCATGACGCAGATTTGGACTCTGTGCAACACGATTTCCCTGAGCCCTGTGACCTCACATCTTTTGTTAATGAGAACagtctttctcctccagctccag TACAAGATTATGAAATTGAGTACATGGAGAAGATTGGATCCTCTTCAGCT CCACTCTCTGTCAACAAGCCATCCTTGTACCTAAAGTTGGACTCTGTATCTGACAACTTCAGCAAGAATAGGGGCCCCCATGGATCTGAGCCCAGCTCTCCCTGCACAGG AAGTTTTGAGGAAATGGAAGCGCAGATAACAGCAGGTATGAAGACTCCTGTGCTAAGCTCCCGGGCGGGTCCAGAGGGTTCAGCTGGAGATAAgggcaggaagagagaaagtGAGGCTCTGAACACAGAAAGGAATGAGCAG GGCCCATTGGAGGCCCATGTCCCAGAACAGGCCTTGCCAGATAGCCTGTCTGAGTGTGATGATCCCCTGCAGTACCTGGAGCCTGACCTGGCTGAGACCAACCCCACTGCATTTGCTCAGAAActccag gaggagctggtgcTCGCTGCCCTGAGGATAGAAGCTCTGCAGGTAGCCAAAAGCATCTCTCAAtgcccctccctctctactGTAACCCCCCAG CGCAGGGACGTGGTATCTTCCATGGAGAACGCCGTGTCCAAGAGCTGCCTGTACTCCCGGCCCACGGACTACATCGAAGGGGAGAGTCCCCACTTGCCCAAAGATCTGGACCACTCACTGGGCATAGCGCGAGAAGAG GTTGTGTCCAAGGAAAAAGAAGTGCTGGAGTGGAAGAGGAAGTATGAGGACAGCCgacaggaggtgatggagatgaG GAGGATTGTAGCTGAATATGAGAAGACGATTGCCCAGATGATAG GCATGCCAG aGGATGACCAGAAAGAGAAGTCTCTTTCGCACCACACCATCCAGCAGCTGATCATGGAGAAGGACCAGGCCCTGGCTGACCTGAACTCTGTAGAAAAGTCTCTGGCCGACCTCTTTCGGCGTTACGAGAAGATGAAGGATGTTCTGGAGGGCTTCCGGAAG AATGAAGATGTTCTGAAGAAATGTGCCCAGGAGTATCTGTCCAGGGTCCGGAAGGAGGAGCAACGTTATCAAGCCCTGAAGATACATGCGGAGGAGAAACTCGATAA AGCCAATGCAGACATCGCCCATGTACGGGTGAAGGCCAAACAGGAACAGGTGGCCTATCAGGCCAGTTTGA